One Dehalococcoidales bacterium genomic window carries:
- a CDS encoding GNAT family N-acetyltransferase, translating to MKISTIDPTTDTRWDEFVAGQKDSAVFHTSAWARVIGEAYGYSSKYYVIEDDNGRICAAIPFFQIKSLFTGNRLVSLPFSDFCSPLGSEPEITVLFNHAKEELEGMSGAYLEIRGWPEGSSPSRLGLQSRDYHLLYLLSLEPDAAKLNERFHDSVRRGIRQAEKRGVAVRMSHDEADLDLFYRLHLITRKKLGVLPQPRSFFKAIYRNLISKNLGFTGLAESEGKIIAGVVFLNYKNTVYYKYNASDEEYLQKRPNHMVTWEAIKTACAQNYRYFDFGRCSPEEEGLRTFKTRWRAAEINLPYYYYPKVQGISAASENGLRYRMMRLFSRVTPLSAFETAGSFLYKHLG from the coding sequence GTGAAAATCAGCACTATTGACCCGACCACCGATACCCGCTGGGATGAATTCGTCGCCGGACAAAAAGACAGCGCCGTTTTTCATACCTCGGCCTGGGCGCGTGTCATCGGCGAAGCCTATGGGTATTCATCCAAATACTATGTTATCGAAGATGATAACGGTCGGATTTGCGCCGCCATACCCTTTTTCCAGATAAAAAGCCTGTTCACGGGCAACCGGCTGGTGTCCCTGCCCTTCTCTGATTTTTGCAGTCCGCTCGGCAGCGAACCTGAAATAACCGTGCTTTTTAACCATGCCAAGGAAGAGCTGGAGGGAATGTCCGGCGCTTACCTGGAAATCAGGGGCTGGCCGGAAGGCAGCTCACCGTCCCGGCTGGGCTTGCAGAGTCGTGATTACCATCTCTTATACCTGCTCAGCCTGGAGCCTGATGCCGCTAAACTGAATGAAAGATTCCATGACAGCGTCCGGCGGGGCATCCGCCAGGCGGAAAAGCGCGGGGTGGCAGTCCGCATGTCTCATGATGAGGCTGACCTGGACCTCTTTTACCGGCTGCACCTTATCACCCGCAAGAAACTCGGGGTGCTGCCTCAGCCGCGGTCTTTCTTTAAGGCCATCTACCGGAATTTGATTTCCAAGAACCTCGGCTTCACCGGCCTGGCCGAATCGGAAGGGAAAATTATCGCCGGGGTCGTTTTCCTCAATTATAAAAATACGGTCTATTATAAATACAATGCCTCAGACGAGGAATACCTGCAAAAACGCCCCAACCACATGGTGACCTGGGAAGCTATAAAGACGGCTTGCGCCCAGAACTACCGGTATTTCGACTTCGGCCGCTGCTCCCCGGAGGAAGAAGGTCTCCGCACCTTTAAGACCCGGTGGAGGGCGGCGGAGATAAACCTTCCGTATTATTATTATCCCAAGGTACAGGGAATCTCCGCCGCCTCTGAAAACGGCCTGAGATACAGGATGATGCGTCTCTTCTCCCGCGTGACGCCGCTATCCGCTTTTGAAACCGCCGGCTCCTTTCTCTACAAGCACCTGGGATAG
- a CDS encoding polysaccharide deacetylase family protein, whose protein sequence is MDKINFLSKSRGIKNLSLRIVSVLRRFGPGAGRFEKILRKFGQVTGSLDCVPTFAITAVTLKRHPKVIRELSRQGVEFAVHGNVHIDYGVIPAEEQSRHFNNAIDIFKSCGIPFTGFRAPFLRINGETLRVLDSLGFPYDSSHSVHWDVLDSAAYPEMAWSEYRRLLAFYDALKAEDCQVVPRFQDGLIEIPVSIPDDEAMVERLGITGGDGISAVWRNILQKTYDRGELFTLQLHPERIALCEKALQDTIKQARRYDPPVWVTTLKEIAAWWRERSAFKFEVEEVERGRYRVKAACSDRAMILLRQGNISAPAGEWWDGYQNIKSRDFIVTSPARPMLGIGLNAAPAAVSFLKNEGYALEKSDEPGNYSLYLNSLEQFTPADEKPLAEQLERSGATLLRYWRWPDRHQSALTVTGDIDAMTLIDFALRIRENWAQNHRKLSQAAGRNDRISMPA, encoded by the coding sequence ATACTGAGGAAGTTCGGCCAGGTAACCGGCAGCCTGGACTGCGTGCCTACCTTCGCCATCACGGCGGTCACCTTGAAAAGGCACCCCAAAGTTATCCGCGAGCTCAGCCGGCAGGGGGTCGAGTTCGCCGTCCACGGCAATGTCCATATCGATTACGGGGTGATACCGGCGGAGGAACAGTCCCGCCATTTTAATAACGCCATAGATATTTTCAAAAGCTGCGGCATTCCGTTTACCGGCTTCCGGGCGCCCTTCCTGCGCATTAACGGTGAGACGCTGCGCGTGCTGGACAGCCTGGGCTTCCCTTATGACAGCAGCCACAGCGTCCACTGGGACGTGCTGGACAGCGCTGCTTACCCGGAGATGGCATGGAGCGAATACCGCCGCCTTTTAGCATTCTATGACGCCCTGAAGGCGGAGGATTGCCAGGTGGTGCCGCGCTTTCAGGACGGCCTTATCGAGATACCGGTTTCCATCCCGGATGATGAAGCCATGGTTGAGAGGCTGGGTATTACCGGTGGCGACGGCATCAGCGCCGTCTGGCGGAACATTCTGCAAAAGACCTATGACCGCGGAGAATTATTCACGCTTCAGCTCCACCCGGAACGGATTGCCCTCTGTGAAAAGGCGCTCCAGGATACCATAAAGCAGGCCAGGCGGTATGACCCGCCGGTCTGGGTGACCACTTTAAAGGAAATCGCCGCCTGGTGGCGGGAGCGGAGCGCCTTTAAATTTGAAGTTGAAGAAGTTGAACGCGGCCGCTACCGTGTCAAGGCAGCTTGTTCTGACCGGGCTATGATATTATTAAGGCAGGGAAACATAAGCGCGCCGGCCGGGGAATGGTGGGACGGCTACCAGAATATTAAGTCCCGGGACTTTATCGTGACCAGCCCGGCCCGCCCGATGCTGGGTATCGGGCTTAATGCCGCGCCGGCCGCCGTCAGCTTTTTAAAGAATGAAGGCTATGCCCTGGAAAAGAGCGACGAACCGGGCAACTACAGTTTATATTTAAACAGCCTGGAGCAGTTTACCCCGGCCGATGAAAAGCCGCTGGCCGAACAGCTGGAGCGTTCCGGGGCGACATTGCTCAGGTACTGGCGCTGGCCTGACCGGCACCAGAGCGCGCTAACGGTAACCGGCGATATTGACGCCATGACATTAATAGATTTCGCGCTGCGCATCCGTGAAAACTGGGCGCAGAACCATCGTAAATTGTCGCAGGCAGCTGGAAGAAATGACCGGATAAGTATGCCGGCTTAA